From Rhizobium sp. NZLR1, a single genomic window includes:
- the tolR gene encoding protein TolR, which produces MGMAVGGNDGGGGRRRRRGGRNRAVISEINVTPLVDVMLVLLIIFMVAAPMMTVGVPIDLPETQAKALNSETQPITISVKNDGEVFLQETAIPAAEIAAKLEAIATTGYNERIFVRGDATAPYGVIADVMARIQGAGFKNIGLVTQQKKDQ; this is translated from the coding sequence ATGGGTATGGCTGTTGGAGGCAATGACGGCGGGGGCGGCAGACGCCGCCGTCGCGGCGGTCGGAACAGGGCCGTAATCTCCGAAATCAACGTGACGCCGCTCGTCGACGTCATGCTCGTGCTTTTGATCATCTTCATGGTCGCGGCACCGATGATGACCGTTGGCGTGCCGATCGACCTGCCGGAGACGCAGGCCAAGGCGCTGAATTCCGAGACGCAGCCGATCACCATCTCCGTCAAGAACGACGGCGAAGTGTTCCTGCAGGAAACGGCGATTCCGGCCGCCGAGATCGCCGCCAAGCTCGAGGCGATCGCCACCACTGGTTACAACGAACGGATCTTCGTGCGCGGCGACGCGACAGCGCCTTACGGCGTCATCGCCGACGTCATGGCCCGTATTCAGGGCGCAGGCTTCAAGAATATCGGCCTCGTGACGCAGCAGAAGAAGGACCAATAG
- the tolQ gene encoding protein TolQ — MEQVGLAAATTDVSLWSLFMQAGIVVKLVMLGLIAASVWTWAIVIDKNLAYGRARRQFDKFEQVFWSGQSLEELYRSLSERNNTGLASIFVAAMREWKKSFERGARSPIGLQMRIDRAMDVTLARETEFLGARLGSLATIGSAGPFIGLFGTVVGIMTSFQAIAGSKSTNLAVVAPGIAEALLATAIGLVAAIPAVIAYNKFSADAGKLSGRMEGFADEFSAILSRQIDEKLQPRAAAQ; from the coding sequence ATGGAACAAGTAGGATTGGCAGCAGCAACGACGGACGTCAGCCTCTGGTCGCTTTTCATGCAGGCCGGAATCGTCGTCAAGCTCGTCATGCTCGGGCTTATCGCAGCCTCGGTGTGGACCTGGGCGATCGTTATCGACAAAAACCTGGCCTATGGCCGCGCACGGCGCCAGTTCGACAAATTCGAACAGGTGTTCTGGTCGGGCCAATCGCTGGAAGAGCTCTATCGCTCGCTGTCGGAGCGCAACAATACCGGGCTGGCATCGATTTTCGTTGCGGCCATGCGGGAATGGAAGAAATCCTTCGAACGCGGCGCCCGCTCACCGATTGGCCTGCAGATGCGTATCGACCGGGCGATGGACGTGACGCTTGCCCGTGAGACCGAATTTCTCGGCGCTCGCCTTGGATCGCTGGCAACGATCGGTTCGGCCGGCCCGTTTATCGGTCTCTTCGGCACGGTCGTCGGCATCATGACCTCGTTCCAGGCGATCGCAGGTTCGAAGTCGACCAACCTTGCGGTTGTCGCACCCGGTATCGCCGAAGCGCTGCTTGCCACCGCGATCGGTCTCGTCGCCGCTATTCCGGCGGTTATCGCCTACAACAAGTTCTCTGCCGATGCCGGCAAGCTCTCGGGCCGCATGGAAGGTTTCGCGGATGAATTCTCCGCCATACTTTCGCGCCAGATCGACGAGAAGCTACAGCCGCGCGCTGCCGCTCAGTAA
- the ybgC gene encoding tol-pal system-associated acyl-CoA thioesterase: protein MTERPFSISGELTEAGHRLVQRVYYEDTDFSGLVYHARYLHFLERGRTDYLRCLGVEQRELVSADEEGLVFVVHRMEIDFKSPARMDDVLTILTHTEKAGGAKMVLNQQIRSGETLLIAAKVIIAVINARGRPRRLPETLAVKFLEGSTPL from the coding sequence ATGACGGAGCGCCCTTTTTCCATTTCGGGAGAGCTGACCGAGGCCGGGCATCGCCTTGTCCAGCGGGTCTATTATGAAGATACGGATTTCTCCGGCCTGGTCTATCACGCCCGCTATCTGCATTTCCTGGAGCGTGGCCGCACCGATTATCTGCGTTGCCTCGGCGTCGAGCAGCGCGAACTCGTCAGCGCCGACGAGGAGGGCCTGGTCTTCGTCGTCCACCGCATGGAGATCGACTTCAAGAGCCCGGCGCGCATGGACGATGTGCTGACGATCCTGACGCACACGGAAAAGGCCGGCGGCGCCAAGATGGTGCTCAATCAGCAGATCCGATCCGGCGAGACGCTGCTGATTGCCGCCAAGGTGATAATCGCTGTCATCAACGCCAGGGGGCGGCCGCGGCGGCTGCCGGAAACGCTGGCGGTGAAATTCCTGGAAGGCAGCACGCCGCTATAG
- a CDS encoding NAD-dependent epimerase/dehydratase family protein, with the protein MKIAVMGGDGFIGWPTSLHLSDAGHDIHILDNLSRRWIDTELGVQSLTPMDSIQERTRIWHVETGRRIHFNLIDLAKDYELLKNWLSEHRPDAVIHFAEQRAAPYSMKSDRHKNYTVNNNVSATHNLLNALTELNLDTHLIHLGTMGVYGYSTVGAAIPEGYLPVGIETPGGETVSQEILYPSNPGSIYHMTKCLDQLLFQFYARNDGLRITDLHQGIVWGTHTEQTRRHAQLINRFDYDGDYGTVLNRFLIQAAIGYPLTVHGTGGQTRAFIHIQDSVRCIELALANPPARGARVEIFNQMTETHRVRDLAEMIAGISGAEIAWLPNPRKEAAENELIVRNEKFRDLGLEPITLEAGLLGEIVDVAKKFAYRVDRSRVPAVSAWTKDIAATINHDPEGKRLKSVS; encoded by the coding sequence ATGAAGATTGCGGTTATGGGCGGAGACGGTTTCATTGGCTGGCCAACGTCGCTGCATCTCTCCGATGCCGGACATGACATTCATATCCTCGACAACCTCTCACGCCGCTGGATCGACACGGAACTTGGCGTTCAGTCGCTGACACCGATGGATTCGATCCAGGAGCGCACCCGCATCTGGCATGTCGAAACCGGACGCCGCATCCACTTCAATCTGATCGATCTCGCCAAGGACTACGAACTGCTGAAGAACTGGCTTTCCGAACACCGTCCGGATGCCGTCATCCATTTTGCCGAGCAGCGGGCCGCACCCTATTCGATGAAGAGCGACCGCCATAAGAACTACACGGTCAACAACAATGTCAGCGCCACGCACAACCTGCTGAACGCGCTGACCGAGCTCAATCTCGATACCCATCTCATCCATCTCGGCACCATGGGCGTCTACGGCTACTCGACGGTCGGCGCTGCCATCCCAGAGGGATACCTGCCGGTCGGCATCGAAACGCCAGGCGGCGAGACGGTGAGCCAGGAGATCCTCTATCCCTCCAACCCCGGCTCGATCTACCACATGACCAAGTGCCTGGATCAGCTTCTCTTCCAGTTCTATGCGAGGAATGATGGTCTCAGGATCACCGATCTGCACCAGGGCATCGTCTGGGGCACCCATACCGAACAGACGCGCCGCCACGCACAGCTCATCAACCGTTTCGACTACGACGGCGATTACGGCACGGTGCTGAACCGCTTCCTGATCCAGGCGGCGATCGGCTATCCGCTGACGGTACACGGCACCGGCGGCCAGACCCGCGCCTTCATCCATATCCAGGATTCGGTGCGCTGCATCGAGCTGGCGCTTGCGAACCCGCCGGCTCGCGGCGCGCGCGTTGAGATCTTCAACCAGATGACCGAAACCCACCGGGTGCGCGACCTCGCAGAGATGATCGCGGGGATCAGCGGCGCCGAGATCGCCTGGCTGCCCAACCCGCGCAAGGAAGCTGCCGAGAACGAGCTGATCGTCCGGAACGAAAAATTCCGCGATCTCGGCCTCGAACCGATCACGCTGGAAGCGGGCCTGCTCGGCGAGATCGTCGATGTCGCGAAGAAATTCGCCTATCGCGTCGACCGCTCGCGCGTGCCGGCCGTCTCCGCCTGGACCAAGGACATCGCCGCGACGATCAATCACGATCCCGAAGGCAAGCGGCTGAAGTCGGTATCATGA
- a CDS encoding glycosyltransferase, with product MTSASEKPAPFAYITLVTNADYAMGATALANSLRRTDTTADIVVLHTGGVDATALVPLKILDCRLIEVEHLPLSAAFNERHARGQLHSAAPFTKGRKPDFHSPLDNFCKLRLWQLVEYERCVFIDADALVLKNVDRLFHYPEFSAAPNVYENLADFRRMNSGVFVATPSLDTFRHMLERLDTADVFWRRTDQTFLETFFPDWHGLPVYFNMLQYVWFTMPELWDWKSISILHYQYEKPWEKDHPKAARLQPLIDLWHRFHDDGDVPEITALDNPEGAA from the coding sequence ATGACGAGCGCCAGCGAAAAACCAGCCCCTTTCGCCTATATCACCCTCGTCACCAACGCCGACTACGCCATGGGCGCCACCGCCTTGGCGAATTCGCTGCGCCGCACCGACACCACCGCCGACATCGTCGTCCTCCACACCGGCGGCGTCGATGCCACCGCCCTCGTCCCGCTCAAAATCCTCGACTGCCGCCTGATCGAGGTCGAGCATTTGCCGCTGTCAGCTGCCTTTAACGAACGCCATGCCCGTGGCCAGCTCCATTCGGCGGCCCCCTTCACCAAGGGCCGCAAACCGGATTTTCATTCGCCGCTCGACAATTTCTGCAAGCTCAGGCTGTGGCAGCTTGTCGAATATGAGCGCTGCGTCTTCATCGATGCAGACGCCCTCGTACTGAAGAACGTCGACAGGCTCTTCCACTATCCGGAATTCTCCGCCGCCCCGAATGTCTATGAAAACCTCGCCGACTTTCGCCGCATGAATTCCGGCGTCTTCGTCGCCACGCCGTCGCTTGACACATTCCGGCACATGCTCGAAAGGCTCGACACGGCAGACGTTTTCTGGCGGCGCACCGATCAGACGTTTCTCGAGACTTTCTTTCCGGATTGGCACGGCCTGCCTGTTTATTTCAACATGCTGCAATATGTATGGTTCACCATGCCCGAGCTTTGGGACTGGAAGAGCATTTCGATCCTGCATTACCAATATGAAAAACCGTGGGAAAAGGATCATCCCAAGGCAGCGCGACTACAACCCTTGATCGATTTGTGGCACCGTTTCCACGATGACGGCGATGTGCCCGAGATCACGGCGCTGGATAATCCGGAAGGGGCAGCATGA
- a CDS encoding NAD(P)-dependent oxidoreductase, which yields MKVLVSGGTGLVGRYVVEELLAGGYQVIVGGRCAPLPRLFSRPVDFAALSLDPDKDQIGVFDDAYFFVHAALSHVPGKYRGGEGDDPKNFHRLNLDGTVRLFEAAKRAGTRRCVFLSSRAAYGEHPEGTELAETMLAKPETLYGQVKLDAERALAHLSTPGFAGVSLRATGIYGDLSPNKWDGLTADYLAGRAVVSRVGTEVHGRDLGRAVRLMLETESTRISGEVFNVSDISVDTRDILSPIRRETGCRHVLPPPADRVALNRMSTAKIRALGWLPGGATLFEETMQRLAAALRAAPEHRSTQV from the coding sequence ATGAAGGTACTGGTATCTGGCGGAACGGGTCTCGTCGGCCGGTATGTCGTCGAGGAGCTGCTGGCTGGCGGATATCAGGTGATCGTCGGAGGGCGCTGTGCGCCGCTGCCCCGCCTCTTCTCGCGCCCGGTCGATTTCGCAGCGCTTTCGCTCGATCCCGACAAGGATCAGATCGGTGTTTTCGACGATGCCTATTTCTTCGTCCACGCCGCCTTGAGCCATGTTCCGGGCAAATATCGCGGCGGCGAGGGCGACGATCCGAAGAATTTCCACAGGCTGAACCTCGACGGCACCGTCCGGCTTTTCGAAGCAGCCAAACGCGCCGGCACACGCCGCTGCGTCTTCCTGTCCAGCCGCGCCGCCTATGGCGAACATCCCGAGGGAACCGAGCTGGCGGAAACCATGCTGGCCAAGCCCGAAACGCTCTACGGCCAGGTCAAGCTCGATGCCGAACGCGCGCTCGCCCACCTCTCCACGCCGGGTTTTGCCGGCGTGAGCCTGAGGGCGACCGGGATCTACGGCGATCTCTCGCCGAACAAATGGGACGGGCTTACCGCCGATTATCTCGCCGGCCGGGCGGTTGTTTCGCGTGTAGGAACGGAAGTTCACGGCCGCGACCTCGGGCGTGCGGTACGGCTGATGCTGGAGACGGAAAGCACCCGCATCTCCGGCGAGGTCTTCAACGTCTCGGACATATCAGTCGACACGCGCGATATTCTTTCGCCTATCCGGCGCGAGACCGGCTGTCGGCACGTGCTGCCGCCCCCCGCCGACAGGGTGGCGCTCAATCGCATGAGCACGGCGAAAATCCGCGCGCTCGGCTGGTTGCCGGGCGGAGCAACGCTGTTTGAAGAAACGATGCAACGGCTCGCCGCGGCCCTACGGGCGGCCCCAGAACACAGGTCCACGCAAGTCTGA
- a CDS encoding 5-formyltetrahydrofolate cyclo-ligase: MTAQQLKAQLRNERLSARDAIPGEKRASKSLAMAEHAGEAVGFALGTIVSGFLPIRSEANLRPLMARFAVRGARLCVPAILDRQTIVFRELAEGAPLVDTGFGTVGPGADAAILNPEIMLVPLSAFDARGHRIGYGAGHYDRAISRLRQKGLHPKLIGIAFDCQEVAHVPAEPHDISLDAILTESGLRFFASWIG, from the coding sequence ATGACCGCTCAACAACTGAAAGCACAGCTGCGCAACGAACGGCTGTCCGCACGCGACGCCATCCCGGGCGAGAAACGCGCCTCCAAGAGTCTCGCAATGGCTGAACATGCAGGCGAAGCGGTTGGTTTTGCGCTGGGCACAATTGTCTCCGGCTTCCTGCCGATCCGTTCGGAAGCTAATCTCAGGCCGCTGATGGCGCGCTTTGCCGTGCGCGGTGCGCGGCTCTGCGTGCCGGCGATCCTCGATCGACAGACCATCGTCTTTCGCGAGTTGGCGGAGGGTGCGCCGCTTGTCGATACCGGTTTCGGCACGGTCGGCCCTGGCGCGGATGCCGCCATTCTTAATCCGGAAATCATGCTCGTGCCGCTTTCGGCCTTCGATGCCCGCGGCCACCGCATCGGTTACGGCGCCGGCCACTACGACCGCGCCATCAGCCGGCTGAGACAAAAAGGCCTGCATCCGAAGCTGATCGGCATTGCATTCGACTGCCAGGAAGTGGCACATGTGCCCGCTGAGCCGCACGACATAAGCCTGGATGCCATCCTGACAGAAAGCGGCCTTCGCTTTTTTGCCTCTTGGATTGGATAG
- a CDS encoding TIGR00282 family metallophosphoesterase, whose protein sequence is MRLLFLGDMVGKTGRTAVWERLPGLISDLKLDFVVVNGENAAGGFGITEDIFLETINAGADVVTTGNHVWDQKEAVAFAGRHDQFLRPANYPQGTPGRGSGLFYARNGARVLVANVMGRVFMHPELDDPFKSAEVILAACPLKEQADAIIFDFHAEATSEKQCFGHFVDGRASFVVGTHTHVPTADTQILNGGTAYMSDAGMCGDYDSSLGMDKEEPLNRFISKMPKGRMEAANGPATICGVGVEISDRTGLAEKIAPLRLGPRLAETVPEFWR, encoded by the coding sequence ATGCGGCTGCTTTTTTTGGGTGACATGGTCGGCAAGACGGGACGCACGGCAGTCTGGGAGCGCCTTCCCGGCCTGATCTCCGACCTCAAGCTCGATTTCGTCGTCGTCAACGGCGAGAATGCCGCCGGCGGCTTCGGCATCACCGAGGACATCTTTCTGGAGACGATCAATGCCGGCGCCGATGTGGTGACGACGGGCAATCACGTTTGGGACCAGAAGGAAGCCGTGGCCTTTGCCGGGAGGCACGATCAATTTCTGCGGCCGGCCAACTATCCGCAAGGCACGCCCGGCCGCGGCTCCGGCCTGTTCTATGCCAGGAATGGCGCGCGCGTGCTCGTCGCCAACGTCATGGGCCGGGTCTTCATGCATCCGGAACTCGACGACCCGTTCAAATCGGCGGAAGTGATCCTCGCTGCCTGCCCGCTCAAGGAGCAGGCCGATGCGATCATCTTCGATTTTCATGCAGAGGCGACCAGCGAGAAGCAATGCTTCGGCCATTTCGTCGACGGCCGCGCCAGTTTCGTCGTCGGCACCCACACGCATGTGCCGACCGCCGACACACAGATCCTGAACGGCGGAACCGCCTATATGTCGGATGCCGGCATGTGCGGCGACTACGACTCTTCTCTCGGCATGGATAAGGAAGAGCCGCTCAACCGCTTCATCTCCAAGATGCCGAAGGGCCGCATGGAAGCCGCGAACGGCCCGGCGACGATCTGCGGCGTCGGCGTGGAGATTTCCGATAGAACCGGCCTGGCCGAAAAGATCGCGCCGCTTCGGCTCGGGCCGCGGCTGGCCGAGACGGTGCCGGAGTTCTGGCGCTAG
- a CDS encoding IS5 family transposase codes for MRGGDDRTGSLFSYVDLEARVPARHPLRAMRELVNTSFVALDGSFAALYANTGRPSIAPERMLRAVLLQMLYSIRSERQLMERLEFDLLFRWFVGLGIDDAVWDASSFSKNRDRLLTTEVAQGFLSALLSQPAVKRLLSAEHFSVDGTMLKAFASMKSFRAKDGSDEPPEDGRNGERNFRKEKRSNKTHASTTDPDARLYRKGNGQESRLAYLGHALMENRNGLVVDGAVTHATGTGERDAASALSEGLGEGATLGADKGYDAEAFVEELKARKIVPHVAINGTVSKTGKVRKTAVPPEVAQSAGYAISLRCRKRIEEVFGWVKTTAGLAQLKLRGLDKVKAAFTFALVAYNIIRLPKLIGSTGEVCLEGDQ; via the coding sequence ATGCGCGGCGGGGATGATCGGACGGGGTCGCTGTTTTCGTATGTCGACCTTGAGGCACGGGTTCCGGCCCGGCATCCGCTTCGGGCGATGCGCGAACTTGTGAACACCTCGTTTGTGGCGTTGGATGGATCGTTTGCAGCGCTGTATGCCAACACCGGTCGGCCGTCGATTGCGCCGGAGCGGATGCTGCGGGCGGTGCTGCTGCAGATGCTCTATTCGATCCGCTCGGAGCGTCAACTGATGGAACGGCTGGAGTTCGACCTGCTGTTCCGCTGGTTCGTCGGGCTTGGCATCGACGATGCGGTCTGGGATGCCTCGTCGTTTTCGAAGAACCGGGACCGGCTGCTGACGACGGAGGTTGCCCAGGGTTTCCTGTCGGCGTTGCTTTCGCAGCCTGCGGTCAAGCGGCTGTTGAGTGCGGAGCATTTTTCGGTCGACGGCACGATGCTGAAGGCGTTTGCCTCGATGAAGAGCTTCCGGGCCAAGGACGGTTCGGATGAGCCGCCGGAGGATGGCCGCAACGGCGAGCGCAACTTTCGCAAGGAGAAGCGCTCGAACAAGACGCATGCCTCGACGACGGACCCGGATGCGCGTCTGTACCGCAAGGGCAATGGCCAGGAGAGCCGCTTAGCCTATCTGGGGCACGCACTGATGGAGAACCGCAACGGGCTTGTGGTCGACGGCGCGGTGACGCATGCGACCGGCACGGGCGAGCGGGATGCGGCGAGCGCACTGAGCGAGGGCCTTGGCGAAGGGGCGACGCTGGGCGCCGACAAGGGCTACGACGCGGAAGCCTTCGTCGAGGAGTTGAAGGCTCGCAAGATCGTGCCGCATGTGGCGATCAATGGGACGGTGAGCAAGACGGGCAAGGTGCGCAAGACGGCGGTGCCGCCAGAGGTGGCGCAAAGTGCCGGCTATGCGATCAGCCTGCGCTGCCGCAAGCGGATCGAGGAAGTCTTCGGCTGGGTCAAGACGACGGCCGGGCTGGCGCAGCTCAAGCTGCGCGGACTGGACAAGGTGAAGGCCGCCTTCACCTTCGCCCTTGTCGCGTACAACATCATCCGCCTTCCCAAATTGATCGGATCGACGGGCGAAGTGTGTCTTGAGGGAGATCAATAA
- a CDS encoding MBL fold metallo-hydrolase — MKPQYLVLAIACLAAFAAPGLAGAQGERPPVSHCQAIAQNVPQATFASFSGATPLTPAVSEGEDVKFTFLGHSTFEIDTPGGIVIATDYNGWYKPGTMPDVVTMNKAHTSHFTLTPDPEIKHVLHGWSDVPGEKANINLVIGDAYIRNVPTDIRFSYGLGGSQENGNSIFIFEIAGLCIGHLGHLHYELTDAHYTEIGRLDIVMVPVDGGLTMGADSMSRVIKRLRSSLILPMHRRGPPVEAFVSMFGKDFDVVNAPDDSITISMRTLPKRPLIYVLKGVQ, encoded by the coding sequence ATGAAGCCGCAATATCTTGTCCTTGCTATCGCATGCCTTGCGGCCTTCGCCGCGCCAGGTCTTGCCGGGGCACAGGGTGAGCGACCGCCCGTCAGCCACTGCCAGGCGATCGCGCAGAACGTCCCGCAGGCAACCTTCGCAAGCTTTTCCGGCGCCACGCCGCTAACGCCTGCCGTCTCCGAGGGCGAAGACGTCAAATTCACCTTCCTCGGTCATTCAACCTTCGAGATAGACACGCCCGGCGGCATCGTCATCGCGACAGATTATAACGGCTGGTACAAGCCGGGAACGATGCCCGATGTCGTGACCATGAACAAGGCGCACACGAGCCACTTTACCTTGACGCCCGATCCTGAGATCAAGCATGTGCTGCATGGCTGGAGCGACGTTCCGGGCGAGAAGGCCAACATCAATCTCGTCATTGGCGATGCCTATATCCGCAATGTCCCGACGGATATCCGTTTCAGCTATGGCCTTGGCGGCTCGCAGGAAAACGGCAACTCCATCTTCATTTTCGAAATCGCCGGCCTTTGCATCGGCCATCTCGGCCACCTGCACTATGAACTGACGGATGCCCATTACACCGAGATCGGCCGCCTCGACATCGTCATGGTCCCGGTCGATGGTGGCCTGACCATGGGCGCCGACAGCATGAGCCGCGTCATCAAGCGGCTACGCTCGTCGTTGATTCTGCCGATGCACCGGCGCGGCCCGCCGGTCGAAGCCTTCGTGTCAATGTTCGGCAAGGATTTCGACGTCGTCAATGCGCCCGATGACAGTATCACCATCTCCATGCGCACCCTGCCGAAAAGGCCGCTGATCTATGTACTGAAGGGTGTGCAGTAA
- a CDS encoding pyridoxamine 5'-phosphate oxidase family protein, which produces MASLSDAQEQPARQLWDQVNDVHAGMLGISGLDMHMQPMAPHADPTTNTIWFYTKTDADIVRAIKPGSRAHFCVIGKDHDYHACLAGVIDVRPDPSKIEEYWTSIVAAWYDGGKKDPKLTMLSLHVDDAEIWVSTGNKLKFGWEIAKANLDDDKMPDVGIKRHLQFA; this is translated from the coding sequence ATGGCAAGTCTCAGCGATGCGCAGGAACAGCCAGCACGTCAGCTCTGGGATCAGGTCAACGATGTTCATGCCGGCATGCTCGGGATTTCCGGGCTGGACATGCACATGCAGCCGATGGCGCCGCATGCCGATCCCACCACCAACACGATCTGGTTCTATACCAAGACCGATGCCGACATCGTGCGCGCCATAAAACCGGGAAGCCGCGCGCATTTCTGTGTTATCGGCAAGGATCACGACTATCACGCCTGCCTTGCCGGTGTGATCGACGTGCGCCCTGACCCTTCCAAGATCGAGGAATATTGGACTTCGATTGTCGCGGCCTGGTATGATGGCGGCAAGAAAGACCCCAAGCTCACCATGCTTTCCCTCCATGTCGACGATGCCGAGATCTGGGTTTCCACAGGCAACAAGCTGAAATTCGGCTGGGAGATCGCCAAGGCCAATCTTGACGACGACAAGATGCCGGATGTCGGCATCAAGCGCCACCTGCAGTTCGCTTGA
- a CDS encoding YebC/PmpR family DNA-binding transcriptional regulator, with product MAGHSQFKNIMHRKGRQDSVRSKMFSKLAREITVAAKAGLPDPTMNARLRLAIQNAKAQSMPKDNIDRAIKKAAGADGENYDEVRYEGYGPGGTAIIVEALTDNRNRTASNVRSIFTKAGGALGETGSVSFSFDHVGEITYKLSVGDADKVMEAAIEAGADDVETDEDGHYITCGFEALGEVAKALEASLGDAETVKAVWRAQNNVPVDEEKAQSLMKLIDSLEDDDDVQNVYSNFEVSEEVLAKLSA from the coding sequence ATGGCTGGCCATTCACAGTTTAAAAACATCATGCACCGCAAGGGCCGTCAGGATTCCGTGCGGTCAAAAATGTTCTCCAAGCTTGCGCGCGAAATCACCGTTGCCGCCAAGGCCGGCCTGCCCGACCCGACGATGAACGCCCGCCTTCGCCTGGCGATCCAGAACGCTAAGGCCCAGTCCATGCCGAAGGACAATATCGACCGCGCCATCAAGAAGGCAGCTGGCGCCGACGGCGAAAACTACGATGAAGTCCGTTATGAGGGTTATGGCCCCGGCGGCACGGCGATCATCGTCGAAGCTCTGACCGACAACCGCAACCGCACCGCCTCCAACGTCCGTTCGATCTTCACCAAGGCTGGCGGAGCGCTTGGCGAAACCGGTTCCGTTTCCTTCTCCTTCGACCATGTCGGCGAAATCACCTACAAGCTGTCCGTCGGCGATGCCGACAAGGTGATGGAAGCCGCGATCGAAGCCGGCGCCGACGATGTCGAGACCGACGAAGACGGCCACTACATCACCTGCGGATTCGAAGCTCTCGGAGAGGTGGCAAAAGCGCTGGAAGCGAGCCTGGGCGACGCCGAGACTGTCAAAGCCGTCTGGCGCGCCCAGAACAACGTGCCGGTGGACGAAGAAAAGGCCCAGTCGCTGATGAAGCTCATCGACAGCCTGGAAGACGATGACGACGTGCAGAACGTCTACTCAAACTTCGAGGTCTCGGAAGAAGTGCTGGCGAAACTCTCGGCCTGA
- a CDS encoding LLM class flavin-dependent oxidoreductase: MVPFSILDLSPVAEGSSIRQSLESSARMAGKAEQFGYKRFWLAEHHGMPGIASAATAVVIGHVGAATTRIRIGSGGIMLPNHSPLVIAEQFGTLEALFPGRIDLGLGRAPGTDMRTAQALRRNLEAGANSFPNDVVELQQLLDTPVENQTILAVPGNSSRIPIWLLGSSLYSAQLAAMLGLPYAFASHFAPDMLLDAIAIYRDRFQPSSTLDKPYVMVGVMGAVAATDEEARYHFTSAEQQFVNLRRNVRGPFPRPLADMENFWSPMEKMNVEHTLRYAVVGSPTTAEAKLTEFLKETQADEVIISMPIHDIEARLTSVELFAGLGNFMRAAA; this comes from the coding sequence ATGGTTCCCTTCTCCATACTCGACCTTTCCCCCGTTGCCGAAGGCAGCAGCATCCGCCAGTCTCTCGAGAGCTCGGCGCGGATGGCCGGGAAGGCCGAGCAATTCGGCTACAAGCGCTTTTGGCTCGCCGAGCATCACGGCATGCCGGGGATCGCCAGCGCCGCCACTGCCGTCGTCATCGGCCATGTCGGGGCCGCAACAACGCGTATCCGTATCGGCTCCGGCGGCATCATGCTGCCCAATCATTCGCCGCTCGTGATTGCCGAGCAGTTCGGCACGCTCGAGGCGCTCTTCCCCGGCCGCATCGATCTCGGCCTCGGGCGCGCGCCGGGAACGGACATGCGCACGGCACAGGCGCTGCGGCGCAATCTCGAGGCCGGCGCGAACAGTTTCCCGAACGACGTGGTGGAATTGCAGCAACTCCTCGATACGCCAGTCGAAAACCAGACGATCCTTGCGGTTCCCGGCAATTCATCGCGTATCCCGATCTGGCTGCTCGGCTCCAGCCTCTACAGTGCCCAGCTTGCTGCCATGCTCGGACTTCCCTATGCCTTCGCTTCGCATTTTGCGCCCGACATGCTGCTTGATGCGATCGCGATCTACCGGGACCGCTTCCAGCCCTCGTCGACGCTCGACAAACCTTATGTGATGGTCGGCGTGATGGGCGCGGTGGCTGCGACCGACGAAGAGGCGCGCTACCATTTCACCTCCGCCGAGCAGCAGTTCGTCAACCTGCGCCGCAATGTCCGCGGCCCGTTCCCGCGCCCGTTGGCCGATATGGAAAATTTCTGGTCGCCGATGGAGAAGATGAACGTCGAACACACGCTGCGTTACGCCGTGGTCGGATCGCCGACGACGGCGGAGGCGAAACTGACGGAGTTTCTCAAGGAAACGCAGGCCGACGAGGTGATCATCTCGATGCCGATCCACGACATCGAAGCGCGGTTGACGTCGGTGGAACTGTTTGCGGGCTTGGGAAATTTCATGCGGGCGGCCGCGTAG